GAGTTTATATCGAGCTTTGAGGAGCCGAATAAGCCTGTGTTGTTGGAAGGCTGTCTGGATAAATGGCCTGCAATGGAGAAATGGGACAGGGAGTATCTGGTTGAAGTTTGTGGTGATGAACAGTTTTCGGTTGGGCCGGTGCAGATGAAGCTTGGGGACTACTTTAGGTACTCGGATCAAGTGAAGGAGGAACGGCCGTTGTATCTTTTCGACCCTAAGTTTGCTGAGAAAGTTCCTCAGTTGGGGATGGATTATGGGGTACCTGAGTATTTCAGTGAGGATCTTTTTAGTGTTTTGGGGAGTGAGAGGCCGGACTATAGATGGATTATTATTGGGCCGGCAGGGTCTGGATCGTCTTTCCACATTGATCCTAACTCGACCTCTGCTTGGAATGCGGTGGTGAGAGGTTCCAAGAAGTGGGTGTTGTTTCCTCCTGATGTGGTGCCGCCTGGGGTGCATCCGAGCCCAGATGGTGCAGAGGTTGCTTGTCCTGTTTCCATAATTGAGTGGTTTATGAACTTCTACAGTGCCATGAAAAGTTGGGAGAAGAGTCCCATTGAATGCATTTGTAAAGCAGGAGAGGTCATATTTGTGCCTAATGGATGGTGGCATCTGGTTATTAACCTCGAAGATTCTGTTGCCATCACGCAAAATTTTGCTAGCAGGTATACACACTCTCTCTCCATCATGTTTCCTTTGTTTTTGTTGCTACACCATATATTCATTGATGCTCAATTCATGATTCAATCAGTGTACTTTGGTGATATAGTGCTATTACAAGTAGTTATCAGTTGAAGGCTTGGCAATGTTATGGACTTTCATATGTTGTCCTCATGTATGAGTCTTGTAAGATTATGTATAATGAAATTAGTTTGAGGTATTATGTATAATGAAACAAATGCAAAACTTGTGCATACAAAATTAATCATCTAATTTTGCTGGCTGTTTAAGCAATAAATAGTATAGGAAGGTAGTGATGAAAATTTGGAAAGGTGGATGGGTAGCAACCCTTTTGTGGTGTTGAAAATTCAAGTTAGTGAGGGAGAGAGAATATAATGCCAATAAACATGTTagattatttttatgtttgcaGGAGGAATTTGTTGAACGTTTTGGATTTTCTAAAGAGGCCTAATGCAAGCAGTCTTGTGTCGGGAACGAGAGATAGAGGTAATCTGCATGACAAATTCAAGAAAGCTATCGACACGGCTCTACCAGCAACGATAGCTGAGCTGAAAGTGAAAGCAGAGGAGAAAGAAAAGCAGGCCAAGAAGGTTTCTTTCTGGGAGACTGTTACTGATTCCAAGGTGGGTGCCTTCAAGTTTTCCTTTTAGTTTTAGGTCACACACACCAAGAATCACTCCAGACTACACATTCCAGTTCTTGGTAGAACaagtttatttgttttcttgcaacCACAGACAGACGAGCAACATTAGAGTTGAGAAATTTAAACAATTATTTTATCTCATTGTTAGTCTCTACTCCATACATCACATtcactattttcttttctttttgtcaGTAATTTTTGTTGCAACATCGGTTACTTATTGCAAGCTTTTAATCCTACAAATATATTGAGATCGAGCGTAATGATAATCCGATCGAGCTTGAGCTCAATTCATTGTTGCTCAGCCAAGCTTGAGCCAAAAGAAAAGCTCGACCCCCAAAAGGAAAAGACCTTCTAGGCTGATTTTGGTTTAAATTAACATCTTCAATTACAGAATTTGTTAAAGTACAAATGAAATATTAACTGGATATCAAAAGCAATAGACAAGCCCAAGTATAGCTTAAAACTTACTCTAAAAAAGTAAGCCAGATAATACGATCCAGTTATTTAGAACCTCTTTTATACTtcacgtttttttatttttacgaCATGAATTAATTTCTACTAAGTATTACATAATCTTTCTTAGTGAGGCTTCAAATTCAAAGATGGTGGTATCGCCGTCTGTACCTTGGGAGGGATGAGTTCAGGTTCAGAAGGAGAATATAAATGCCTGTAAGGGTATTTCgatcaaaataaatacagtTTCCATGGTTtatataaattgataaaatttcGTCTTTAACAATTGAATTTGGCTAAAAATGTTTTGAAGTTCAATTTGTACTTGGATCAACGAGAACCTAGATTATCAGAGACATGTTgggtgatggggtacgtactaaacaagcccaatagcagtgacggcccatcagcccaaagcccaaggaagagtatcagttcggcattaccaaagagttcggccccagcccacagctcggtaaaagccgaccaatcaagctccactctcagatcggcaaaagctactcggcaatagttcagcagttcggtctcagtattcgaccgaactggaagatagtcaactcatgcaggatcacatgcaggatagtggaccaagcacagagatagtggactcatgcaggatctcatgcaggatagtggacccatgcaggatctccatgacctccacgacattcacaaccatcattagtggtgatgcaagccacgatcttagttcaatgtataaatagaactcagatcagataaagaagggttaagttctctagagatcaaatatcaaatagcaagtctgtattgtaagctgtagaaaacagatcaagcaatacaactctgccctcttttcttcccgtggacgtagatttacctcagtaaatcgaaccacgtaaatctctgtatcgtgatctgtattttcctgcattcatcactatcaaaaattcgccaaaccatcactggcgccgtctgtgggaaacagagaaccaaatttgtgataaagcgaatttttgaccctttttccaccccaaaaaaatgcataccagatcacatactacccgtaataccgttcgtgaaaaccatgaggaagctagtccagcccgcaggtccggaaaacagcctcgggagacatctacttccagttttcacgatgaaggaacaagccgctcaaaaggtccacacaccgagtcttcccagcagcctgatttgaatgaggctgtcaagctgttcttggctgagaagcaggatgagttcttagccttcctgcaaaagagccaagagccgaagacgaaaacggtggattctccttcctcatccagacatgaaagtcactaccgcagtagtgccgtgtcttctaggaagaagaatcctcaaccccgacatgttcctgttcctcctcggtaccggaatcacaggagatctccatctcctccataccgaagagatgtcgggttcgccatgtacggagcattgaagactccgttctcggacgatatcacccgaactcccttgccacagaactaccgaactccgtcgatgacttatgacgggttagtggatc
This sequence is a window from Salvia splendens isolate huo1 chromosome 14, SspV2, whole genome shotgun sequence. Protein-coding genes within it:
- the LOC121765263 gene encoding F-box protein At5g06550-like, whose protein sequence is MLSSKNLWVKARSKKSKKSRVTHSKRPNSATKKQKLEFRKQATGVAAPPHSLTEEEELEQTEEGKFSLKNSAQSHSHGVQPLGNLYFSSSPTNSRNTGLGNLQIFTDELLLEILAYLSGTQLGVLSTVSKSFYVFCNQEPLWRNLVLDTCQNRFLYKGTWKNTFVSSYKSSFNIVSSGVRVRDFYSDYLFQSWLCANLEMKPEWVERDNIVRRRGISVDEFISSFEEPNKPVLLEGCLDKWPAMEKWDREYLVEVCGDEQFSVGPVQMKLGDYFRYSDQVKEERPLYLFDPKFAEKVPQLGMDYGVPEYFSEDLFSVLGSERPDYRWIIIGPAGSGSSFHIDPNSTSAWNAVVRGSKKWVLFPPDVVPPGVHPSPDGAEVACPVSIIEWFMNFYSAMKSWEKSPIECICKAGEVIFVPNGWWHLVINLEDSVAITQNFASRRNLLNVLDFLKRPNASSLVSGTRDRGNLHDKFKKAIDTALPATIAELKVKAEEKEKQAKKVSFWETVTDSKVGAFKFSF